One Punica granatum isolate Tunisia-2019 chromosome 3, ASM765513v2, whole genome shotgun sequence genomic window carries:
- the LOC116200451 gene encoding uncharacterized protein LOC116200451: protein MIDSGSCENIVFAEAVQKLSLRSEPHPKPYKLAWLKKGGEVSVLKRALVTFSIGPRYRDSVWCDVVMMDACHLLLGKPWQFDRSVSYDGRTNNYSFTHKGLKIVLVPNRGRDAIELELANPITATNLLSLARFQEELHDAEFMFALVGREVVEEGLMPCESLPILKEFQDVFPEELPNGLPPLRDIQHHIDL from the coding sequence ATGATAGACTCGGGCAGCTGCGAGAACATCGTATTTGCTGAGGCCGTGCAGAAGTTGAGCCTGCGAAGTGAGCCACATCCCAAACCGTATAAGCTGGCATGGCTGAAGAAAGGAGGTGAAGTGAGTGTGTTGAAGCGCGCGCTGGTTACCTTCTCTATTGGCCCTCGGTATAGGGATTCTGTGTGGTGTGATGTTGTCATGATGGACGCGTGTCACTTGTTGTTGGGAAAGCCCTGGCAGTTTGATAGGAGCGTGAGCTATGATGGACGGACCAATAATTACAGCTTCACGCATAAGGGATTAAAGATTGTACTGGTACCGAACAGAGGTAGGGACGCTATCGAGCTCGAACTTGCGAATCCGATTACCGCAACCAACTTGCTGTCCCTTGCCCGATTTCAGGAGGAGTTGCATGATGCAGAGTTTATGTTTGCTCTCGTGGGCAGGGAGGTTGTGGAGGAGGGTCTTATGCCTTGTGAGTCCTTACCGATCTTGAAAGAATTTCAGGATGTCTTTCCTGAGGAGCTGCCAAATGGTCTACCACCCTTGCGGGACATCCAGCACCATATCGACCTGTAG
- the LOC116199112 gene encoding loganic acid O-methyltransferase-like: MAESYPMNGGDGAYSYSNNSHFQKTTADVLKTMIDEAIAHNLDNLDVSSPSTIGLADLGCSVGPNTFFAMQNAIETIQTLNIIPENTEFQVFFNDHSSNDFNKLFATLPPKRTYFAAGVPGSFHRRLFPKSSIHFVYSSFALQWLSRVPQELLEKGSAAWNKGRVHCTGAHEEVRGAYEAQYAKDMEVFFKARAEEVVGGGVMVLIMPAKADKVPYSSVPICVMYELLGQSLMDMANEGTISEDQVDSFNLPLYPTSPSEISKFIEENGCFCIEKMELMSTQHRFEGPINGADVVRHLRAGLEGLISKHFGGEIIDKLFSRLEEKSEDLSHLQGSSFTGGSLMFLVLKRK; encoded by the exons ATGGCGGAATCATATCCGATGAACGGCGGAGACGGCGCTTACAGCTACAGCAACAACTCGCACTTCCAG AAAACAACTGCAGATGTTTTGAAGACAATGATAGATGAAGCAATCGCTCACAACCTTGATAACCTTGATGTGTCCTCACCAAGCACGATTGGCCTTGCAGATCTTGGTTGCTCCGTCGGACCAAATACCTTCTTTGCCATGCAAAATGCGATAGAAACAATCCAAACACTAAACATTATCCCAGAAAATACCGAATTCCAAGTTTTCTTCAACGACCATTCATCTAACGACTTCAACAAGCTTTTTGCCACCCTCCCGCCCAAGAGAACATACTTCGCAGCTGGAGTTCCAGGGTCATTCCATAGGCGACTGTTCCCCAAATCTTCTATCCATTTTGTGTACTCTTCCTTCGCACTGCAGTGGCTTTCTCGGGTCCCGCAAGAGTTGCTGGAGAAGGGATCAGCGGCATGGAATAAGGGGAGAGTTCATTGCACGGGAGCTCATGAGGAGGTTCGTGGGGCTTATGAGGCTCAGTATGCTAAGGACATGGAGGTATTCTTCAAGGCTCGGGCCGAAGAGGTTGTGGGTGGAGGGGTGATGGTGCTCATAATGCCTGCTAAAGCCGACAAGGTGCCATATTCAAGCGTCCCGATTTGTGTCATGTATGAGCTCTTGGGGCAAAGCCTCATGGACATGGCTAACGAG GGAACAATAAGTGAAGATCAAGTGGATTCGTTCAACTTGCCTCTTTATCCCACCTCTCCCTCCGAGATATCCAAGTTCATCGAGGAGAACGGTTGTTTCTGCATAGAGAAAATGGAGCTGATGAGCACCCAACACCGATTCGAGGGTCCAATCAATGGTGCAGATGTCGTCAGGCACCTGAGAGCAGGCTTAGAGGGGCTAATCAGCAAACATTTTGGTGGTGAGATCATCGACAAACTGTTCAGTCGTCTCGAGGAAAAGTCTGAGGACCTCAGCCATCTACAGGGTTCAAGCTTCACGGGAGGAAGTCTCATGTTTCTGGTTCTGAAACGCAAATAG
- the LOC116201153 gene encoding uncharacterized protein LOC116201153 translates to MAALTQLAHHQRPHNHLFFSSAAAARPRRLPATRIRMSLQESGPSLAVVGVTGAVGQEFLSVLSDRDFPYRSIKMLASRRSAGKHLTFQGRDYLVEEIAPDSFDGVDIALFSAGGSISKEFGPIAVEKGGIVVDNSSAFRMDEGVPLVIPEVNPEAVAGIRAGSGKGALIANPNCSTIICLMAATPLHRHAKVVRMVVSTYQAASGAGAAAMEELVLQTREVLEGKPPTCNIFKQQYAFNLFSHNAPVMSNGYNEEEMKLVKETRKIWNDKDVKVTATCIRVPVMRAHAESVNLQFEKPLDEEKAKEILKKAPGVVVIDDRAANRFPTPLEVSNKDDVAVGRIRRDVSQDGHTGLDIFVCGDQIRKGAALNAVQIAEMLL, encoded by the exons ATGGCAGCACTCACTCAGCTAGCCCACCACCAGCGCCCCCACAACCACCTATTCTTCTCCTCTGCCGCCGCCGCCAGACCCAGGCGGCTTCCCGCCACCCGAATCCGGATGTCCCTCCAGGAGTCCGGTCCGTCGCTCGCCGTCGTGGGCGTCACCGGCGCCGTCGGCCAGGAGTTCCTCTCCGTTCTCTCCGACCGCGACTTCCCCTACCGCTCCATCAAGATGCTTGCCTCCAGGCGCTCCGCTGGGAAGCACCTCACTTTCCAGGGCAGGGACTACCTGGTCGAGGAGATCGCCCCCGACAGCTTCGACGGAGTCGATATCGCCCTGTTCAGCGCCGGCGGGTCCATAAGCAAGGAGTTTGGGCCCATTGCGGTCGAGAAGGGCGGCATTGTGGTGGACAACAGCTCGGCGTTCAGGATGGACGAGGGAGTGCCTCTTGTCATCCCGGAAGTGAACCCTGAGGCTGTGGCGGGTATTAGGGCCGGCAGCGGGAAGGGGGCTCTCATCGCAAATCCGAATTGCTCCACCATCATCTGCTTGATGGCAGCAACTCCTCTCCATCGACATGCCAAG GTGGTTCGCATGGTAGTTAGCACATACCAAGCTGCTAGTGGCGCTGGTGCTGCCGCGATGGAGGAGCTTGTGCTTCAAACTCGTGag GTTCTGGAGGGGAAGCCTCCAACTTGTAACATCTTCAAGCAGCAG TAtgcttttaatttgttttctcaCAATGCCCCTGTTATGTCAAATGGATACAATGAGGAGGAAATGAAACTGGTGAAGGAAACAAGGAAAATCTGG AATGACAAGGATGTGAAGGTGACTGCTACATGCATACGAGTTCCTGTAATGCGTGCTCATGCGGAAAGTGTGAACCTCCAATTCGAGAAACCACTTGATGAG GAGAAGGCaaaggaaattttgaaaaaagctCCAGGTGTTGTGGTTATCGATGATCGAGCAGCCAATCGCTTCCCTACACCATTGGAAGTATCCAATAAAGATGATGTTGCAGTTGGAAGGATACGTCGTGATGTGTCTCAAGATGGACATACAGG TCTGGACATCTTTGTGTGTGGTGATCAGATACGCAAGGGGGCAGCACTAAATGCTGTGCAGATTGCAGAGATGTTGCTATAG